A section of the Macadamia integrifolia cultivar HAES 741 chromosome 9, SCU_Mint_v3, whole genome shotgun sequence genome encodes:
- the LOC122089836 gene encoding uncharacterized protein LOC122089836 yields MHRPQPLLFSLRSVTISAFRPLKPYFSLQTFAHYSLGRMTSRGSGQNIPDRGRGRGRGRGRGRAVGYRSNVKDDDIRDSNCRISSNLPDEASIDEGSTNGRSQHVQTSPEREVNSSSKCTQTTIKIETNSSSNCTQSTVTVPVTDQQDQHILLQVGKDKSPNTVRTQKDCTSPNRAVGSSLRQPKSSSLVDSADDREWHDNSSSRFRSSQTLHKSQHQSHTPNLAPGNQRDRLYSRNIPSPAGKNRHETISSEKAADHHRTEHSELLTTVVPFDICQSKSVSPFALKPSLYATNKEKRKERQCSDGGEKHILRQGMVLLKKYISHSDQINIIKKCRELGCGPGGFYQPSYQDGAKLHLRMMCLGKNWDPETRSYGDRRLIDDACPPSIPVEFKQLVEAAIQDSQAFLKQDSKLTNEEGVLPGMSPDVCIVNFYTENGRLGLHQDQDETPESLKKGLPVVSFSIGDSAEFLYGDTRDIEMAKKVVLESGDVLIFGGDSRHVYHGVPCIKHKSAPSFLDEEANLRPGRLNLTFRKY; encoded by the exons ATGCACCGACCCCAGCCCTTGCTCTTCTCCCTTCGTTCTGTGACTATTAGTGCCTTTCGTCCATTGAAACCCTACTTCTCCCTCCAAACTTTCGCACATTACTCTCTTGGAAGGATGACAAGTCGTGGCAGTGGCCAAAACATCCCTGATCGTggccgtggtcgtggtcgtggtcgtggtcgtggtcgagCAGTT GGCTATAGATCTAATGTTAAAGATGATGATATTCGAGATTCCAATTGCAGAATTTCTAGTAACCTCCCAGATGAGGCTTCTATCGATGAAGGCAGTACCAATGGAAGATCACAGCATGTCCAAACTTCTCCAGAGAGGGAAGTAAATAGCAGTTCAAAGTGTACTCAGACAAcaattaaaattgaaacaaatagcaGTTCAAATTGTACTCAGTCAACAGTTACAGTTCCTGTTACTGACCAGCAGGATCAGCATATATTGCTTCAGGTTGGTAAAGACAAATCACCAAATACTGTAAGAACTCAGAAGGATTGTACTTCACCAAACAGAGCAGTGGGCAGTAGCTTGAGACAGCCGAAGAGCTCCTCATTGGTGGATTCTGCTGATGACAGAGAGTGGCATGATAATTCTAGTAGCAGGTTCAGATCTTCCCAAACACTGCATAAGAGTCAACACCAATCACACACACCTAATTTAGCTCCTGGCAACCAGCGGGATAGGCTTTATAGCAGGAACATACCTTCCCCTGCTGGGAAAAATCGTCATGAGACGATATCCTCTGAGAAGGCAGCAGATCACCATAGAACAGAACATTCTGAGCTGTTAACCACGGTGGTACCTTTTGATATATGCCAAAGCAAAAGCGTGTCTCCATTTGCACTAAAACCTTCTTTATATgcaacaaacaaagaaaaacggAAAGAACGACAGTGCTCCGATGGAGGTGAAAAACATATCCTGAGGCAAGGAATGGTGCTTCTAAAGAAATACATTAGTCACAGTGATCAG ATCAATATTATAAAGAAGTGTCGGGAACTGGGTTGTGGCCCTGGAGGATTTTATCAACCTAGTTACCAAGATGGTGCCAAACTACATCTGCGAATGATGTGCCTTGGGAAAAATTGGGACCCTGAAACGAGATCATATGGAGACCGTCGGTTGATTGATGATGCATGCCCACCCAGTATTCCTGTTGAGTTCAAGCAGTTGGTTGAAGCAGCAATTCAAGATTCACAAGCCTTTTTAAAGCAAGATTCGAAACTTACCAATGAAGAAGGGGTACTTCCTGGTATGTCACCAGACGTCTGTATTGTCAATTTCTACACAGAGAATGGGAGACTTGGTCTACATCAG GATCAAGATGAAACTCCAGAGAGTCTGAAAAAAGGGTTACCTGTCGTCTCATTCTCCATTGGCGACTCAGCGGAGTTTCTGTATGGAGACACCAGGGACATTGAAATGGCAAAGAAAGTTGTTCTCGAATCTGGTGACGTGCTTATATTTGGAGGTGATTCAAGGCATGTATATCATGGGGTGCCATGTATTAAGCACAAGTCAGCTCCAAGTTTTCTGGATGAAGAAGCAAATCTTCGCCCTGGACGTCTAAATCTCACATTTCGGAAGTATTAG